In one bacterium genomic region, the following are encoded:
- a CDS encoding BspA family leucine-rich repeat surface protein codes for MSNKKSVTDAVDKAEHRRRSKKKLKQRLNITSGQRLFIFLSAIAITLISFLYAGLYNDKHGGKAAPGSLTVSIDQKTGTPDANPSYTSVFTVQFNEAIDESTFTNTDITLAGTAPGQAIQSITEAGTFNKTTYEVRIQATGAGTITPTIAQEVITAQNIASGTNQVSTSTDNSVTYNGDWAPGEFVTTWKTDNPGVSGPNQITIPTTGGGYNYNVDWGDGNTSTGLTGNSTHTYASTGTYTVSITGTFPRIAFNNGGDRQKILTVEQWSTNAWASMEYAFMGCANLSVAAIDAPDFSLLTSLDTMFANSTNLNSNLNHWDVSHITSIHSVFNGASSFNQPLNSWDVSNVTDMNSMFYGASAFDQPLNNWDVGNVTSMWASFYNATSFNQPLDNWDVGNVTSMSVMFSGASSFNQPLNNWNTGSVTSIGGIFTGASAFNQPLNNWNTGNVTYMGNAFKNATSFNQPLNNWDVSHVTNTDSMFSGASSFNQPLNNWNTGNITFMYGMFKNTSSFNQSLAAWDVSNVTGTTGMYDMLNYTALSVANYDATLIGWSSQNLKNGVHLNAFSRKYCTSAAERQSIITNHSWTIIDGGQDCASTRAPQVSTNSATNITDVSATLNGVTSPDSITARGFQYGTTNSYGSTATDSSSTITTYGSQGSGNGQFGFAYGVATDSSGNVYVADSANHRIQKFDADGNFLMKFGTFGSGNGQLNAPDDVSIDSSGNIYVADSQNHRIQKFNSSGTYLSQFGTNGAGDGQFSTPAGITFDTSGNIYVADQDNHRIQKFDANGSFLMKFGSNGNGNGQFANPHGVTVDSSGYIYVADTNNHRIQKFNSSGVFVTKWGSYGTGDGQLNHPSNAAIDKDGNVYVMDFFNHRVQKFSSNGFYISQFGSGGPGLTEFTFPHDLAFSPNGNLYIQDNLGYRLKRYVGTITANISGLTCGTTYHYRAYAANNNGTSYGQDQTFATSACPQDPFIMRVKTDNPGTSNSNQYTIPTNTIDYSYNYNVDCNNDGTPEFTNQTGDVTCTYGSAGEYDIAITGTFPHMIQAVGDQEKIIDVKQWGDIEWQSMSGMFMGASGITIFTASDTPDLSEVVDMSRMFERATLFDSDVNNWDVSNVMSMELMFTFTDSFDQPLDNWDVSNVTIMRGMFLDAHAFNQPINSWDTSAVINMDLMFYDEYMNNPSPFNQPLDNWDTSNVTSMEQMFTNATSFNQPLNNWNVNNVTNMLGIFALATSFNQPLNNWDVSNATTMQGMFAGASSFNQSLNSWDTSNVTDMQIMFAGASSFDQSLETWDLSNVTDMNNMFGDFNGFMPDSSGLSTPNYDATLIAWSAQNLESSVIFDAGTSKYCNAEAQRQSIITNFSWTINDSGESCPQDPFIMRVKTDNPGISNNNQYTIPTNGNYTYNYNVDCNNDGTPEHSNQTGNVTCTYGSAGEYDIAITGTFPHMYQSSNGDQEKIIDVKQWGDIEWQDMSSMFYNATNITTFTATDTPDLSQVTGMVSMFEGASSFNSNIENWDVSNVTDVSNLFTEAGSFNQPLNNWDVSNVIDMSGMFAGGTSFNQPLNNWDVSNSTNMEGMFAGGTSFNQPLNNWDVSNSTNMEGMFAGGTSFNQPLNNWDVSNVTGMQYMFTQSSAFNQPLNSWDVGNVTDMRFMFAQSSAFNQPPK; via the coding sequence ATGAGCAATAAGAAGTCTGTTACTGATGCTGTAGATAAGGCTGAACACCGGCGTCGTTCTAAGAAGAAGTTAAAACAACGGCTTAATATTACTTCAGGTCAAAGACTCTTCATCTTCTTATCGGCTATTGCGATTACCTTAATTAGTTTTTTATACGCTGGACTATATAACGATAAGCATGGCGGTAAGGCAGCACCGGGTAGCTTAACTGTATCAATAGATCAAAAGACTGGTACCCCTGATGCTAACCCCTCCTATACTTCTGTCTTTACCGTACAATTCAATGAAGCTATTGATGAGTCTACTTTTACTAATACCGACATCACTCTAGCTGGTACAGCTCCTGGGCAAGCAATCCAATCTATTACTGAAGCTGGAACCTTCAACAAAACAACTTATGAAGTACGTATTCAAGCCACTGGAGCTGGTACAATCACCCCAACCATCGCTCAAGAAGTGATTACAGCTCAGAACATAGCTAGTGGCACTAACCAAGTTAGTACTTCAACCGACAATTCAGTTACTTACAATGGAGATTGGGCGCCGGGGGAGTTTGTGACTACTTGGAAGACGGATAATCCGGGCGTTAGTGGGCCAAACCAAATTACGATTCCAACTACTGGTGGTGGCTACAACTATAATGTTGACTGGGGTGATGGCAATACTAGTACTGGTCTAACAGGGAACTCTACACATACCTACGCTAGTACCGGTACGTACACAGTAAGTATTACAGGAACGTTTCCGAGAATTGCATTTAACAACGGTGGCGATAGGCAAAAAATACTCACTGTTGAGCAGTGGAGCACTAATGCATGGGCATCAATGGAATATGCATTTATGGGATGTGCAAATCTTTCAGTTGCTGCAATAGATGCTCCAGATTTCTCATTATTAACAAGCTTGGATACGATGTTTGCAAATAGCACAAACCTAAACTCAAACTTAAATCACTGGGATGTAAGTCATATTACCAGCATACATAGTGTTTTTAATGGAGCATCATCTTTTAATCAGCCATTAAATAGCTGGGATGTGAGCAATGTGACGGATATGAATAGTATGTTTTATGGTGCTAGCGCCTTTGATCAACCTCTAAACAATTGGGATGTAGGAAATGTTACTAGTATGTGGGCATCATTTTATAATGCTACATCATTTAATCAACCACTAGATAATTGGGATGTAGGAAATGTTACTAGTATGAGCGTTATGTTTAGTGGGGCCTCTTCATTCAACCAGCCGCTAAACAATTGGAATACGGGCAGTGTTACTAGTATAGGCGGTATTTTTACAGGAGCATCAGCATTTAATCAACCGCTAAACAATTGGAATACGGGCAATGTTACTTATATGGGTAATGCATTTAAGAATGCTACATCATTCAACCAACCGCTAAACAATTGGGATGTGAGTCATGTTACTAATACTGATTCAATGTTTAGTGGGGCATCTTCATTCAATCAACCGCTAAACAATTGGAATACGGGCAACATAACGTTTATGTATGGCATGTTCAAAAATACCAGCTCATTTAATCAATCACTTGCGGCTTGGGATGTTAGTAATGTAACCGGCACAACAGGTATGTATGACATGCTTAATTACACTGCCCTTTCTGTCGCCAACTATGACGCGACTCTTATTGGCTGGTCATCACAAAATCTAAAAAATGGAGTCCATCTTAATGCCTTCAGCAGAAAATACTGTACTTCAGCTGCAGAACGTCAAAGCATTATAACTAACCACTCATGGACAATTATTGATGGCGGGCAAGACTGTGCTTCTACTCGCGCACCTCAAGTTAGCACTAATTCGGCAACAAATATTACAGATGTATCCGCTACCCTAAACGGTGTTACCTCGCCAGATAGTATTACTGCCCGAGGATTTCAATATGGCACAACCAACAGCTATGGCTCAACAGCTACTGATAGTAGCTCAACAATAACTACATATGGTTCACAAGGTAGCGGTAATGGGCAATTTGGTTTTGCTTATGGTGTTGCTACAGACTCTAGTGGCAATGTGTATGTAGCTGATTCGGCAAATCACAGAATCCAAAAATTCGATGCCGACGGTAACTTTTTAATGAAGTTTGGCACATTTGGTAGCGGTAATGGGCAATTAAATGCCCCAGATGATGTATCTATTGATAGTTCCGGTAATATTTATGTAGCTGATTCACAAAATCACAGAATCCAGAAGTTTAATTCTAGTGGCACATACTTGTCGCAATTTGGTACAAATGGCGCAGGAGACGGGCAGTTTAGTACACCTGCTGGTATTACGTTTGACACCAGTGGCAATATATATGTAGCCGATCAAGATAATCATCGTATTCAGAAATTCGATGCCAACGGTAGCTTTTTAATGAAATTTGGCAGTAATGGTAACGGTAATGGGCAGTTTGCAAATCCTCATGGTGTCACCGTTGATTCTAGTGGATATATATATGTAGCTGATACCAACAATCACCGAATCCAAAAATTTAATTCTAGCGGAGTTTTCGTTACCAAGTGGGGTAGTTATGGTACCGGTGATGGGCAACTCAACCATCCAAGCAATGCAGCAATTGACAAAGACGGCAATGTCTATGTTATGGATTTCTTTAATCACCGTGTCCAAAAGTTTAGCAGTAATGGCTTTTACATATCGCAGTTCGGTAGTGGTGGCCCAGGGCTAACAGAATTTACATTCCCGCATGATCTTGCATTTAGTCCTAACGGTAATCTCTACATCCAAGACAACTTAGGTTATAGGCTGAAGCGTTATGTTGGGACAATAACTGCTAATATAAGTGGGCTTACTTGTGGCACAACATACCACTATCGTGCTTATGCTGCAAATAATAATGGTACTAGCTATGGCCAAGACCAGACCTTCGCAACCAGTGCCTGCCCTCAAGATCCTTTCATCATGAGAGTTAAAACCGACAACCCGGGCACTAGCAACAGCAATCAATATACTATACCCACCAACACAATTGATTATTCTTATAATTACAATGTAGATTGCAATAACGATGGGACTCCAGAATTCACCAACCAAACCGGTGACGTAACTTGTACCTACGGCTCAGCTGGAGAATACGACATTGCCATAACTGGTACCTTCCCGCATATGATACAGGCAGTTGGTGATCAAGAAAAAATAATTGACGTCAAGCAGTGGGGTGATATTGAATGGCAAAGCATGAGCGGTATGTTTATGGGTGCATCAGGTATAACAATATTTACAGCTAGCGATACGCCAGACCTTAGTGAAGTGGTGGATATGAGCAGAATGTTCGAACGTGCTACTTTATTTGATTCTGACGTTAATAACTGGGACGTAAGTAATGTGATGAGCATGGAACTAATGTTTACTTTTACGGACTCGTTTGATCAGCCATTGGATAACTGGGACGTAAGTAATGTAACAATAATGAGAGGTATGTTCCTAGATGCTCATGCGTTCAACCAGCCCATCAATAGTTGGGATACAAGTGCTGTCATAAACATGGATCTTATGTTTTATGATGAGTATATGAATAACCCGTCTCCATTTAACCAACCATTGGATAATTGGGACACCAGTAATGTAACAAGTATGGAACAGATGTTTACTAACGCTACCTCGTTCAATCAACCACTTAATAACTGGAACGTGAACAACGTAACTAATATGTTAGGTATATTTGCTCTTGCAACTTCATTCAATCAGCCACTGAATAATTGGGATGTTAGTAATGCGACTACTATGCAAGGTATGTTTGCCGGAGCTTCATCGTTTAATCAGAGTTTAAACAGCTGGGATACGAGCAATGTCACTGATATGCAAATTATGTTTGCTGGTGCATCTTCTTTTGATCAGTCTTTAGAAACCTGGGATTTATCGAACGTAACAGACATGAACAATATGTTTGGGGACTTTAACGGCTTTATGCCTGATAGCTCTGGTCTATCCACTCCCAACTATGACGCTACTCTCATTGCTTGGTCTGCTCAAAACCTAGAAAGCTCAGTTATTTTTGATGCTGGCACTAGCAAATACTGTAATGCTGAAGCTCAACGCCAAAGCATCATCACCAACTTTAGCTGGACAATCAACGATAGTGGAGAAAGCTGCCCTCAAGATCCTTTCATCATGCGAGTCAAAACCGATAACCCCGGCATTAGTAACAATAACCAATACACCATTCCTACTAATGGCAACTACACATATAACTACAACGTAGATTGTAATAACGATGGTACCCCAGAACACTCCAATCAAACCGGTAACGTAACTTGTACCTATGGTTCTGCCGGTGAATATGACATTGCCATAACTGGCACCTTCCCACACATGTATCAATCTAGTAATGGTGATCAAGAAAAGATTATAGACGTCAAACAATGGGGCGATATTGAGTGGCAAGATATGAGTAGCATGTTTTACAACGCTACGAATATAACAACTTTTACTGCCACTGATACGCCAGACTTAAGTCAGGTAACAGGCATGGTTAGTATGTTTGAAGGGGCATCAAGTTTTAATTCTAATATTGAAAATTGGGATGTTAGTAATGTTACCGATGTATCAAATTTGTTCACGGAAGCAGGTTCATTCAACCAGCCCTTAAATAATTGGGATGTCAGTAATGTTATAGATATGAGTGGTATGTTTGCAGGTGGTACTAGCTTCAATCAACCACTAAATAATTGGGATGTCAGCAATTCAACAAATATGGAAGGTATGTTTGCAGGTGGTACTAGCTTCAATCAACCACTAAATAATTGGGATGTCAGCAATTCAACAAATATGGAAGGTATGTTTGCAGGTGGTACTAGCTTCAATCAACCACTAAATAATTGGGATGTCAGCAATGTAACAGGCATGCAATATATGTTTACACAAAGCAGCGCCTTCAACCAGCCCTTAAATAGCTGGGATGTTGGCAATGTGACAGATATGAGATTTATGTTTGCACAAAGCAGCGCCTTCAATCAACCCCCTAAATAA
- a CDS encoding sulfotransferase domain-containing protein: protein MIENKFRSILYYVMQKFSLILPEMEVRPILISGTHRGGTTFVGTILAQANELRYVYEPLSPWFDDLSRDTYCPICGLNLNTWYPYIYEGNEKPYRTHFKHFNNSKRLMGKQPLYKDPLSPFAAEWLYKAYDTQVIFLLRNPLALVASCKQVDWGVPFDRLAHQNELLNTYLPQYKKEAKEFAKGNHTKLEETALLYNMVYEKAYELSQKYPDWIFIKHEDISSNPEQEFKQLFKRLGLEYSTTVKAKVDELTNAKNKAEGKDTKIHSIHRKSKDLTELWKKRLTKTEIDYVTKTCKRVAGLHGYDL from the coding sequence ATGATTGAAAATAAATTTCGCTCCATCCTATATTATGTAATGCAGAAATTTAGCCTGATCTTACCAGAGATGGAAGTGCGACCAATATTAATTAGCGGTACGCATCGTGGAGGCACCACTTTTGTTGGGACTATTCTGGCTCAAGCTAATGAACTGCGCTATGTTTATGAACCACTATCACCCTGGTTTGATGACCTCTCGCGTGACACCTATTGCCCAATTTGCGGACTCAACCTCAATACATGGTACCCCTATATATACGAGGGTAATGAAAAGCCATACCGCACACATTTTAAACATTTTAATAACTCTAAACGACTAATGGGCAAACAGCCCCTCTACAAAGATCCCTTAAGTCCATTTGCGGCTGAGTGGCTATATAAAGCATACGATACTCAAGTAATATTCCTTTTGCGTAACCCACTGGCACTGGTAGCCAGCTGTAAACAAGTTGATTGGGGTGTACCATTTGATCGTCTCGCCCACCAAAATGAGCTATTAAATACCTATTTACCTCAATATAAAAAAGAAGCTAAAGAGTTTGCAAAAGGCAATCATACAAAGCTCGAGGAAACAGCCCTACTTTATAATATGGTCTATGAAAAAGCTTATGAGTTGTCGCAGAAATATCCAGACTGGATTTTTATTAAGCATGAAGATATTAGTAGCAACCCCGAGCAAGAGTTTAAGCAACTTTTTAAGCGTTTGGGATTAGAATATTCCACCACGGTTAAAGCTAAAGTTGACGAACTGACCAATGCCAAAAATAAAGCCGAAGGTAAGGATACGAAAATTCACTCCATACACCGTAAATCAAAAGACTTAACCGAGCTATGGAAAAAGCGTTTAACAAAAACTGAGATAGACTACGTTACAAAGACCTGTAAAAGAGTGGCGGGCCTCCATGGCTATGATCTGTAA
- a CDS encoding ATP-binding protein yields the protein MKFSKAGAEIGLTIVAQGDMIHLAVQDTGVGIAKDKLAQLMQPFARGTDVLAYDYEGIGLSLYLDRLIVERVGGELTMRSVVGKGTTVSLLLPRAGK from the coding sequence GTGAAGTTCTCTAAGGCCGGAGCTGAGATTGGCCTAACTATTGTGGCTCAGGGCGATATGATTCATCTTGCTGTTCAAGACACTGGTGTAGGTATTGCTAAAGACAAGCTTGCTCAACTCATGCAACCCTTTGCTAGAGGGACAGATGTCCTAGCCTATGACTATGAAGGGATTGGTTTGTCACTGTACTTAGATAGACTGATTGTAGAGCGAGTTGGTGGTGAACTTACCATGCGGTCAGTGGTTGGTAAGGGCACCACTGTTAGTTTGCTGCTGCCTCGGGCTGGGAAGTAG